catatttttgaaagatagAAAAAGGAGTTGTATTGTGAACCATCTCCGAGAGCAGCACATAGCTCGCAAGGTCAGTCAGACAGAGCTTGAGTGTATTCCCCTTTGCTCGCTATCTCCGTCTGAACTTACCAAATTTGCAAAAACTCTCAATATTCTTGCCACTGGAACGGGAACAACACCTCAGTACATAATACAGGCTGTCATCTTTGGAAGTGATAATGAGTAAAAAAGACGCAGATTATATAACCTATCACCTTGGAAGAGAGGCACAGCGTAAGTCAGTTACAGCCCTGGCCATTTCTTGATAAAACCACAGATCCAGGTCATTACCAGCATCTCTACCGTTTGCCTCAGCAGCATTTATATCTTCTTTGTATTTCGATCTCTATTTCTGATAAAAACAGCTTTCGAGCCGTACCAGCCGTGATAGGTAGCCTTCTACTCAAGCATGTGACTTTTTTAGGTTTcgttatttattatatagTATTTTGTTAATACTCTGCTGGGCGGGCTGGTAGGTTTCCAGATAAAAGAGCAAGGCTGCTTTCTTCCCTGCTAATGtttgatgaattttttaACTGAGGCTCTATTAAACTAGTAGTGGTGCAATATGGTATGTGTTTATATCCGTGAAGATGTGATTACCCTTTTTAGAACCGTTCTTTACTAACTTAGCCAAACAAAACACATTTCTCCAATTTAaagttttcatttcatgaaacttttcaatcttttgaaatgaaaagaaatggatTTTCAATAGGCTCCTAAGAGGCAAGTTATTACAATTGAGCAGAAAAAAGCTTCCATCCTCAAATTCTTCCAGGATGATTTCGCATTCTATAGCATGAAAGATTTGGAGAAACTGATACCAAAGAAGTGTGCTGGCGTATCTCCAGTAATTGTTAAAGAGCTAGTTACTGCAAtgattgaagaagatggtgTTATTTCCTGTGAAAAATGCGGCCAAATTAACGTGTACTGGTGCTTTAAAAATCAAGTTGTTAACAAGATTTATAATGCCGCTGAACATCTCAAAGCagataaattaaaaattcaGGGGGAGATCTATTCAACGAATGATATCTTAAATATTACTATTGCTACTACAAGACAGGAAGAATTTGAAGTGGATGGAGAAAACTTTAACAGAAACAGACTCCTAGAATCGAAAAGATTATTAGAAAAAGCGataatacaaaaacaaagaaagttAGAGGATTTGGAGGATATAAGATGGGATTCACATAAAatcattgataaaaaaaggGAGATAAATAGTCTCATCTCAATGATTGATATAGCAACAGATAATATGGAACTCCTCGTTGTGTATTTATCCAAAAGAAGTTGTTTAGAGTCTTCTCAGATAAGACAGGAGCTTTCCATCCCCAGTGAGTTTCAACAGTATGAAATGATAGCATTGTAAAGCCAAAAATAAGTTGGCCCTATcacttttttgtttatatGCTGATTATTAACATACGCCTTGCTAAAATATCTGCACTAACTCCATATGTATTCTCTACTTTAGTTCATTTGCTGAATGCAGATCGCTCTTATACGCGTTAAGGCATACTATgtcatatatattcattttttatgaATCTCTTTATGTTTGTTAGTGATACTATCGCGCACCTTAATCTAAAGTTAGCCaatacttttatttttgcactgatatatttttatctaTAAAATGTAATAACTGGAATAGTGTGAACagtaaaaaattaatatattaaagGTTTTAAGCTACTAATcgaatatttattaataaataaactTTTAGTATGATATAGCAATAAGCTGCATTGAGAAGGACCCTACCTTCAGGTCTAAAAAAACAGCGAGCCAGCACAATAAAGTGTGGCAAGCgctttttgaaatttccGATAAAATTGTAACCATTTGATCATCATAATTTGAACTGATTGTACTGTAAGGTATCAATAAGTAATATGAATATAACCAAACCAtctttgataatttttgcaaattaAAAGTAAActgaaagaagaaaaaaatagcccaaaaaaattgaaataaaaaaagtaaaaaacGTTGTCCCCTGAGAAGCAATAAAAGGAATAATTGTACTCCATTTGttaaatatatttcaattattCATTGATATCCAATGAAtagatgaaataaaaaaaaaaatattgaaaaaaaaaagtgaaacCAGTATTGAGGATTTTCCCTCATGTAGGATTGAATATTTGGAAGCAATTGATGCAAACACAAAGAACATTTAAACGATTTAATAATTCATTCAAATGCCTATTTTAAGTCATCTTCATTAGAGTGAGCTGGTGTAGTTTTCTCAGGTGCTGTTGCAGAAGAGGAAGTACGTCTTTTATTTGGGTGTGGGTTGTTGTGTGTTCTTTTGTGTTGATTAAGGTTGTCACTTCTGCTGAAAGACTTCAAACAGATGTCACATGAGTATGGGCGCTCCCCCATGTGTAAAGAGCTTACATGTCTCTTTAAGTGTTCTTGTCTCTTAAATCGTCTTTCGCACATATCACACTTGAAGATTTTGGCGTCATCAAAAAGCAGAGATGGCTTCCTACCTCTAATTTTAGGAATGGAGCCTCTATTGTTTTGTGTAGCCGTTAGCGATTTTGATCTCTTCTTAGATAAGCTAGAGATCGGTGTGGCAGCACTCGACGCATagttgttgctgttgttgttagTGGAAAGAGGTGAAGCGTTCATCGAGCCCGAGGTTGGTGAAGGCACAAACATGTCTGGGTTCAAATTTAATAGATTATTCAGATCGATAGGATCAGCATTCTGAATTTGGCTGCTCACCTCTTCATTTATATGTAGTGGTGAAGGTGTTGCATTTTGTAGGGAGCTGTTCTTTTTATAGTTGCTATTGTTGCTGAAGTCAAATTGTGTGAAATTGAACTCCAGAAACTTTTCATTAAATAGTATATTGTCTTGACTTGGGGTCGTGACAGTTGTGTTTGTAGCGGTAGTGTCGGTCGAGGACAAGTCCATATTTAGCGACGACATATCCAGCATGTCTGATGCAAATAGTGGAGGTGAGGAAAATGAGTCCTTCGCTTGTTCGTATTCATCCCCTGACGTAATACTCGTGTCTTGAATGGCCAATGTGGCTTCTGAACTGTTtagaaattgatcaaatagCATCATTTGCAAATCTAATTCTGTAGAcatatttgtttttattatttctgtttcttaGACGATAAAAAATCACTTCGGAACCTTAGAATAcaacttattttttttatgataTAGTACCGaaattaaattataataaGCGGAACTAATaggtaaaaaaataacagtggagtaaaaaatattagtcAAATTAGAGTGtgtttttcctttttataTTAGAATAGAAATAGTGGTTAAAAGTGGAGGTGGGAAGATCAGTTTCAGTGTATTCACCTTCGATTAATCTTTTGCTATTATAGGTTGAATGCAATAAGGATGCATATAGTAGTATCTGCACCAGTTTAGAGTACTTATTATTCGCAAAACTTGGAAAACAATGGTGAAGTAAAATTGAGTTGATTAACAATGGCAGATATCCCCGGTATGAATTCGCTATTGTCTTcgagaaaaaaaaaagcctatcaaaaaaaatgataatttttAAAGGGAGTGTATGTTTTCCTTATAGGTTATGGATAAAGTAATCTATCAATTTTTGCAGTTacaaattattaatttttctaAAGGAAACTTTAATATCAAGAGAGGAAAACTTGAAATGTTTgtgtaatatatatatgttttattttcgtaaattttctttcctttaCTATTACACATCTTTTCAAGTCACATATAGTTTATTTTCACTGGTGTTTCTTACATTTCCCATTTTCGATGCTccttattttctttaaagtTTCCTGTGAAATCAATAGAAAATCGGCATGTGTGTTGGTGTGTCTGTGTATGTCTGTGTGTGTATAGTTTGTGTATGTGTGTACTAATCCTAGAGGTTCAAAGGGAAAAGAGGACTTACAATTATTACCAAATTTTGTACAAATTATAAGGATTTTCGCACAGAATTCTTTGTCTTCAACTATTACacaattattaatattgtGTGCGAGATTAGAACAGAAGAACCgaaaaaaagaagtacAAATCCACGTACTTTCCTTTTAATTTtgaattcttcttttctttgctatTTTTGCGAAGATCAATACAATGAGGAGACTAGCAAATCTCAATTTCTATTTGTGCTATTTCCTCGCACCATTCTTTACCCAAGTGAggagagaaaaagaaaggagCTCTCTTTTTTGCCAGAAAAGTTTTTACAGCCAGATGGAAGAATAAACAGCTGGCCCATAACGTTCATGgctatttttcttccagtTTTTGGGCTTGCTTTCCTTGCTCTCTGGCTTTTGAGTGGAAATGGAAAATCCTAGCAAAGGGAACAATCTTAAGCTTTCCTTCGAAGTTCTCTCCAGAGATTTCCTACAAAGATATATTACCGATGCTTTTGGTCTGTCATACGTAATTGGGTGTTCATGGTCTTCTGAGGAACACTGCGTTTTCATAGAGAAGGGCAGCATTATCTCATCACGCTATTTCTTTCGGAACTGGATGCGTACAGAGAACGATAGTAATTTAAATATGatgaaagacaaaaaaataagagaGCCAGTCGATGCTCCACAGAATATTACGTAGCGTCTATAAAAATAACACCTCGTATTAAAAGGGAAATACGcaagagagagagagggAAGATTGACCTAAAAGCACTTCCCTAGCCCTTGCTCGATCTTGTTCTCCACTTTCTGAatcctttttcttcttttagAAGTCCCCCCCCACTTCGTTCGACTTTCATTTTGCAAGCAGTCACTCTAACTCTACGGAATATTCTGTGCTGGTTTTTTTATTGCGTGTACTATTTTAGGTAAGTCAAGCTGATGATGAGATCATTgcatttgaaaagaaaaacaaagcCCTTCTCTACAGGTCCTGCCGTGATTATTACCAAATCTTTCTCTGCTCTAAATGATTTTCTCCcggtttttcttttggcTTTTTTTCTGATTCTCTACT
This window of the Nakaseomyces glabratus chromosome L, complete sequence genome carries:
- a CDS encoding C2H2-type zinc finger protein (CAGL0L06072g~Has domain(s) with predicted nucleic acid binding activity); translated protein: MSTELDLQMMLFDQFLNSSEATLAIQDTSITSGDEYEQAKDSFSSPPLFASDMLDMSSLNMDLSSTDTTATNTTVTTPSQDNILFNEKFLEFNFTQFDFSNNSNYKKNSSLQNATPSPLHINEEVSSQIQNADPIDLNNLLNLNPDMFVPSPTSGSMNASPLSTNNNSNNYASSAATPISSLSKKRSKSLTATQNNRGSIPKIRGRKPSLLFDDAKIFKCDMCERRFKRQEHLKRHVSSLHMGERPYSCDICLKSFSRSDNLNQHKRTHNNPHPNKRRTSSSATAPEKTTPAHSNEDDLK
- the MND1 gene encoding Mnd1p (CAGL0L06050g~Ortholog(s) have double-stranded DNA binding activity, role in reciprocal meiotic recombination and condensed nuclear chromosome localization), producing MAPKRQVITIEQKKASILKFFQDDFAFYSMKDLEKLIPKKCAGVSPVIVKELVTAMIEEDGVISCEKCGQINVYWCFKNQVVNKIYNAAEHLKADKLKIQGEIYSTNDILNITIATTRQEEFEVDGENFNRNRLLESKRLLEKAIIQKQRKLEDLEDIRWDSHKIIDKKREINSLISMIDIATDNMELLVVYLSKRSCLESSQIRQELSIPSEFQQYEMIAL